Proteins encoded in a region of the Streptomyces sp. NBC_00310 genome:
- a CDS encoding phage holin family protein — protein sequence MFAVWAVSTLTMLVLAGALPDFRLQSETGESATQIAVTAAFGAGAFGLLSSLVWPLLVRALLLVPALVLGLLVFFLNGSLLLLALRISPSGQGEAAPETAVVVAAVMSAVASATGGALAVRDDDAYRRRLYRLADRRRRHAEGRPGPAGPGTVFLQLDGVGHDVLEAATEKGLMPTVAEWLGLLPPLPPAGTLRPRPTHRLTPWHTDWSSQTGASQLGILHGTNHDVPAFRWYEKDTREVMVCNRPSSAAELQRRAIDRTGDGGLLTVDGASRGNLFSGGADQLALVLSIAARRGRQNRSRAGYFAYFSDPANAVRTAMSFVADVLREIGQSTRARFAHQRPRVKRGGLYPFIRAFATVIERDVVVSAVIGDMFAGRAAIYADLVAYDEVAHHSGPHSRDAAKILERLDRSLALIAQVAEHAPRAYRIVLLSDHGQSPGETFLGRYGLTLGDLVRAGCGLPVPRRAQRTHSGAEARAAVRAALRIPVEEGVEEYRPTRRSEPIVLASGNLGLVSFPDVSHRMSREEIDARHPALLATLANHPGIGFLLVRSEEHGGVVLGAHGAEIPVAELSDEHPGPLADFGPGAADAVRRTHGFPHTADIMVNSWYDPADGEVLAFEEQIGSHGGLGGCQSRPFLMSPLALSEPAEEDEELVGAEKIHQVLRRWLRESNGPQVPLAHDRAPHRGAGNRATSHDGSAPAKEQNPADA from the coding sequence ATGTTCGCCGTCTGGGCGGTGTCCACGCTGACGATGCTGGTGCTCGCGGGCGCGCTGCCCGACTTCCGGCTGCAGTCGGAGACCGGCGAGAGCGCCACGCAGATCGCCGTCACCGCGGCCTTCGGCGCCGGCGCGTTCGGTCTGCTGTCCTCGCTCGTGTGGCCGCTGCTGGTGCGGGCGCTGCTGCTCGTCCCGGCGCTCGTCCTCGGCCTGCTCGTCTTCTTCCTCAACGGCTCGCTCCTCCTCCTCGCCCTGCGGATCAGCCCCTCCGGACAGGGTGAGGCCGCGCCCGAGACCGCCGTGGTGGTCGCCGCGGTGATGTCCGCCGTCGCCTCCGCCACCGGTGGCGCCCTCGCCGTACGCGACGACGACGCGTACCGGCGCCGCCTGTACCGGCTGGCCGACCGCCGCCGCAGGCACGCCGAGGGCCGCCCGGGGCCCGCCGGACCCGGCACCGTCTTCCTCCAGCTCGACGGCGTCGGCCACGACGTCCTGGAGGCGGCGACGGAGAAGGGCCTCATGCCGACCGTGGCCGAGTGGCTCGGCCTTCTGCCACCCCTTCCGCCGGCCGGGACGCTCCGCCCCCGGCCCACCCACCGGCTCACCCCGTGGCACACCGACTGGTCCAGCCAGACCGGCGCCAGCCAGCTCGGCATCCTGCACGGCACCAACCACGACGTGCCGGCCTTCCGCTGGTACGAGAAGGACACCCGGGAGGTGATGGTCTGCAACCGGCCCTCCAGCGCCGCCGAACTCCAGCGCCGGGCCATCGACCGCACCGGCGACGGCGGTCTGCTCACCGTCGACGGCGCCAGCCGCGGCAACCTCTTCAGCGGCGGCGCCGACCAGCTCGCGCTCGTGCTGTCGATCGCGGCCCGCCGGGGCCGGCAGAACCGTTCCCGCGCCGGGTACTTCGCCTATTTCTCGGACCCGGCGAACGCCGTCCGCACCGCCATGTCCTTCGTCGCCGACGTCCTGCGGGAGATCGGCCAGTCCACCCGCGCCCGGTTCGCCCACCAGCGGCCCCGCGTCAAGCGCGGCGGCCTCTACCCGTTCATCCGCGCCTTCGCCACCGTCATCGAGCGCGATGTCGTCGTCTCCGCCGTGATCGGGGACATGTTCGCGGGCCGCGCGGCGATCTACGCCGACCTGGTGGCGTACGACGAGGTCGCCCACCACTCCGGCCCGCACAGCCGTGACGCCGCGAAGATCCTCGAACGCCTCGACCGATCCCTGGCGTTGATCGCCCAGGTCGCCGAACACGCCCCGCGCGCCTACCGGATCGTCCTGCTCTCCGATCACGGCCAGAGCCCCGGCGAGACCTTCCTGGGCCGCTACGGGCTCACCCTCGGCGACCTGGTCCGCGCCGGCTGTGGCCTGCCCGTGCCACGCCGGGCCCAGCGCACCCACAGCGGCGCGGAGGCACGGGCGGCCGTACGGGCCGCGCTGCGCATCCCGGTCGAGGAGGGCGTCGAGGAGTACCGGCCGACGCGCCGCTCCGAGCCGATCGTCCTGGCCTCCGGCAACCTCGGCCTCGTCTCCTTCCCGGACGTCTCCCACCGGATGAGCCGTGAGGAGATCGACGCCCGCCACCCGGCCCTGCTCGCCACCCTCGCCAACCACCCGGGCATCGGTTTCCTCCTCGTCCGCAGCGAGGAGCACGGCGGCGTCGTCCTCGGCGCGCACGGCGCGGAGATCCCGGTCGCCGAACTGAGCGACGAACACCCGGGCCCGCTCGCCGACTTCGGCCCCGGCGCCGCCGACGCCGTACGCCGCACGCACGGCTTCCCGCACACCGCCGACATCATGGTCAACTCCTGGTACGACCCCGCCGACGGCGAGGTCCTCGCCTTCGAGGAACAGATCGGCTCCCACGGCGGCCTCGGCGGCTGCCAGTCCCGCCCCTTCCTCATGTCGCCGCTGGCCCTGTCCGAGCCGGCGGAGGAGGACGAGGAACTGGTCGGCGCGGAGAAGATCCACCAGGTCCTGAGGCGATGGCTGCGCGAGTCGAACGGCCCCCAGG
- a CDS encoding aminotransferase class I/II-fold pyridoxal phosphate-dependent enzyme, producing the protein MRRTDPEGHGPVRYGPPLPAQGLPVLPELAAVLSAAAGHPDPVPLGGDPALLDAACGYWDRRGLPTARDRAVAAPGAPALLLALTAAIGGDVLLPRPCAAWWEPQARALGRTVFHVATPAECGGVPDPYALLETVRRMRAEGGDPRMLVLCVADDPTATVAPPELVHEAMEAALGEGLHLVSDETWRDTVHDPHDTVLLSPAEMLPDRVTVVTDLAGAFLPPGWPAAVARFPAGGDGTGLRDRVLDVLTALGARVATPVAAAAAHALDEPAPVTERLATSVRLHARLAAAAHRAVVGAGALALPPRAGRHLYADLAPLRSSLAAYGVGDAQEAEDFLTARLGMPAPGGHRFGDDLGELRVRLSTDTFLGTTDAERAQALAAPDPLELPHMERALAAFAAAFEDLR; encoded by the coding sequence ATGCGGCGGACGGATCCCGAAGGGCACGGTCCGGTCCGCTACGGCCCACCCCTTCCCGCCCAGGGCCTGCCCGTCCTGCCCGAACTGGCCGCCGTGCTCTCCGCCGCCGCGGGCCACCCCGACCCCGTACCGCTCGGCGGCGATCCCGCCCTCCTGGACGCCGCCTGCGGCTACTGGGACCGGCGCGGACTGCCCACCGCACGGGACAGGGCCGTCGCGGCCCCCGGCGCCCCCGCCCTGCTCCTCGCGCTGACCGCGGCGATCGGCGGCGACGTCCTGCTCCCCCGGCCGTGCGCCGCCTGGTGGGAGCCCCAGGCACGGGCGTTGGGCAGAACCGTCTTCCATGTGGCCACGCCCGCCGAGTGCGGGGGTGTGCCGGATCCGTACGCGCTGCTGGAGACCGTGCGCAGGATGCGGGCCGAGGGCGGCGACCCCCGGATGCTCGTGCTGTGCGTCGCGGACGACCCGACCGCCACCGTGGCCCCGCCCGAACTGGTGCACGAGGCCATGGAGGCGGCCCTGGGGGAGGGGCTGCACCTGGTCAGCGACGAGACCTGGCGCGACACCGTGCACGACCCGCATGACACCGTGCTGCTCAGCCCCGCCGAGATGCTGCCCGACCGGGTCACCGTCGTCACCGACCTCGCCGGTGCCTTCCTGCCGCCGGGCTGGCCGGCCGCCGTCGCCCGGTTCCCGGCCGGCGGGGACGGCACGGGACTGCGCGACCGGGTCCTCGACGTGCTCACCGCGCTGGGCGCCCGGGTCGCCACCCCGGTCGCCGCGGCCGCCGCCCACGCCCTCGACGAGCCCGCCCCCGTCACCGAACGGCTCGCCACCTCCGTACGCCTGCACGCGCGGCTCGCCGCCGCCGCGCACCGTGCCGTCGTGGGCGCCGGGGCGCTCGCCCTGCCGCCGCGCGCCGGACGGCACCTGTACGCGGACCTCGCCCCGCTGCGCTCGTCCCTCGCCGCATACGGCGTCGGTGACGCCCAGGAGGCGGAGGACTTCCTCACCGCCCGGCTCGGGATGCCCGCGCCCGGCGGCCACCGGTTCGGCGACGACCTCGGGGAACTGCGCGTTCGGCTGTCCACCGACACGTTCCTCGGCACCACCGACGCGGAGCGCGCCCAGGCCCTCGCCGCGCCGGACCCGCTGGAACTTCCGCATATGGAACGCGCGTTGGCGGCTTTCGCGGCGGCTTTCGAGGACCTTCGATGA
- a CDS encoding MBL fold metallo-hydrolase: MTQQSESTTSATPPTTTPEDTGGPASMAPSRSVFARPLAPPPLTEPRPLDERRRWPRSFADRLTTPLPGLKAFARFAREGSVRPGADGLADIPRLPYEPGPLPRVGTRTVAVSWAGHASWVVRIGGLTVLTDPVWSRRILGTPARITPVGLAWEALPRVDAVVISHNHYDHLDAPTLARLPRDTPVLVPAGLGRWFRRRGFGRVTELDWWEAAELDGVRFDFVPAHHWSKRTLTDTCRSLWGGWVLTAPDGKRLYFAGDTGYGHWFSLIGRRYPGIDLALLPIGAYDPRWWLSDVHCDPEEAVRAFQDLGARHMAPMHWATFVLSAEPVLEPLTRVRAAWNAAGLPRENLWDLPVGGSRVLD; the protein is encoded by the coding sequence ATGACGCAGCAGTCCGAGTCGACCACCTCAGCGACCCCTCCCACGACGACCCCCGAGGACACCGGCGGTCCGGCGTCCATGGCACCGTCCAGGTCGGTCTTCGCCCGCCCCCTGGCACCCCCGCCGCTCACCGAGCCCCGCCCGCTCGACGAGCGGCGCCGCTGGCCCCGGTCCTTCGCCGACCGGCTGACCACGCCCCTGCCCGGCCTGAAGGCCTTCGCCCGGTTCGCCCGCGAGGGCTCGGTCCGGCCGGGGGCCGACGGGCTCGCCGACATCCCGCGACTGCCGTACGAGCCCGGCCCGTTGCCCCGGGTGGGCACGCGGACCGTCGCCGTCTCCTGGGCGGGGCACGCGAGTTGGGTGGTGCGCATCGGCGGGCTCACCGTCCTCACCGACCCCGTCTGGTCCCGCCGGATCCTCGGCACCCCGGCCCGGATCACCCCCGTGGGCCTCGCCTGGGAGGCCCTGCCCCGCGTGGACGCGGTCGTCATCAGCCACAACCACTACGACCACCTCGACGCACCCACCCTGGCGAGACTCCCGCGCGACACCCCGGTCCTCGTGCCCGCCGGACTCGGCCGCTGGTTCCGGCGGCGGGGGTTCGGCCGGGTCACCGAGCTGGACTGGTGGGAGGCCGCCGAACTCGACGGCGTCCGCTTCGACTTCGTACCGGCCCACCACTGGTCCAAGCGCACCCTCACCGACACCTGCCGCTCACTGTGGGGAGGCTGGGTCCTCACGGCACCCGACGGCAAACGCCTCTACTTCGCCGGCGACACCGGCTACGGCCACTGGTTCTCCCTCATCGGCCGCCGCTACCCCGGCATCGACCTCGCCCTCCTGCCCATCGGCGCCTACGACCCCCGCTGGTGGCTCAGCGACGTGCACTGCGACCCGGAGGAAGCGGTCCGCGCCTTCCAGGACCTGGGGGCCCGCCACATGGCCCCCATGCACTGGGCCACGTTCGTCCTCTCGGCGGAACCGGTCCTGGAGCCCCTGACCCGCGTACGGGCGGCATGGAACGCGGCGGGTCTGCCCCGAGAGAACCTGTGGGACCTCCCGGTGGGCGGATCCCGGGTGCTGGACTGA
- a CDS encoding ANTAR domain-containing response regulator → MPESEQLGRVGRESAESAHPGRRLSELVEQAVRCTSDCCGASGMVSDAGTERPAAVTHPDLAGLVAVQLRSGDGPIPAALDRGKPVDSADLLHEERWPEYRAVALDAGVRSSVTLPFRRSSLTVTLSLYSFRPHALEDAPHGPARALGALAATCIVRDRSYRAALTELDQLGAALRSRPVVDQACGMVMHVLDCDADAAFTVLRRISQGTNRKLSDVASAVVEKRGRGLERELVSLSG, encoded by the coding sequence ATGCCGGAAAGCGAACAACTCGGCCGCGTGGGCCGGGAGTCGGCGGAATCCGCACATCCGGGCAGGAGGCTCTCCGAACTCGTCGAACAGGCCGTCCGTTGCACCAGCGACTGCTGCGGCGCCAGCGGCATGGTCTCCGACGCAGGCACCGAGCGGCCCGCCGCCGTCACCCACCCCGACCTCGCCGGACTCGTCGCGGTCCAGCTGCGCTCGGGCGACGGTCCGATCCCGGCCGCGCTGGATCGCGGGAAACCCGTCGACTCCGCCGATCTGCTGCACGAGGAACGCTGGCCGGAGTACCGGGCCGTGGCCCTCGACGCGGGCGTACGCTCCAGCGTCACGCTCCCCTTCAGGCGCTCCAGCCTCACCGTGACCCTCAGCCTCTACAGCTTCCGCCCCCACGCGCTGGAGGACGCCCCGCACGGCCCCGCCCGCGCCCTCGGCGCCCTCGCCGCGACCTGCATCGTCCGCGACCGCTCCTACCGGGCCGCCCTCACCGAACTCGACCAACTCGGCGCCGCCCTGCGCTCCCGCCCCGTCGTCGACCAGGCCTGCGGCATGGTCATGCACGTCCTCGACTGCGACGCCGACGCCGCGTTCACCGTCCTGCGTCGCATCTCCCAGGGCACCAACCGCAAACTGTCGGACGTCGCGTCCGCGGTCGTGGAGAAGAGGGGCAGGGGTCTGGAGAGGGAACTGGTCTCCCTTTCCGGCTGA
- a CDS encoding MBL fold metallo-hydrolase: MPVEITWWGHATCTVEDSGTRVLTDPLFARRLAHLRRRRGAPPPPEAAVADVALVSHLHADHLHVPSLARLAPGTRLVVPKGAARQVPGLRRLAHLQLSEAVPGDEVRVGDLVVRAVSARHDGRRLPIGPHRSPALGFVIEGDARTYFAGDTGLFETMAKEVGPVDVALLPVGGWGPYLGEGHLDAGRAAEALALLAPRSAVPVHYGTYWPIGMDAVRPHEFHSPGEEFVRLAAVHAPDVAVHRLEHGGSVRPGVA; this comes from the coding sequence GTGCCGGTGGAGATCACCTGGTGGGGTCATGCGACCTGCACCGTGGAGGATTCGGGTACGAGGGTGCTGACCGACCCCCTGTTCGCGCGCCGGCTCGCACATCTGAGAAGGCGCCGGGGTGCGCCGCCCCCGCCGGAGGCGGCGGTCGCGGACGTCGCGCTGGTGTCGCATCTGCACGCCGACCATCTGCACGTTCCCTCGCTGGCCCGCCTCGCCCCGGGTACGCGGCTGGTGGTGCCGAAGGGCGCCGCGCGCCAGGTCCCCGGGCTGCGCAGGCTGGCGCATCTACAGCTCTCCGAAGCGGTACCCGGGGACGAGGTCAGGGTCGGTGACCTGGTCGTACGTGCCGTGTCCGCCCGGCACGACGGGCGGCGGCTGCCGATCGGGCCGCATCGCTCGCCCGCGCTCGGCTTCGTCATCGAGGGCGACGCGCGGACGTATTTCGCCGGGGACACCGGGCTGTTCGAGACGATGGCCAAGGAGGTCGGGCCGGTCGACGTGGCGCTGCTGCCGGTCGGCGGCTGGGGGCCGTACCTCGGCGAGGGCCACCTGGACGCGGGGCGCGCGGCGGAGGCGCTTGCGCTGCTCGCGCCCCGGAGCGCGGTGCCGGTGCACTACGGCACGTACTGGCCGATCGGCATGGACGCTGTGCGCCCCCATGAATTCCACTCCCCCGGCGAGGAGTTCGTACGCCTCGCCGCCGTGCACGCCCCCGACGTGGCCGTGCACCGGCTGGAGCACGGGGGCAGCGTAAGACCGGGGGTGGCGTGA
- a CDS encoding DedA family protein encodes MIVLTAASTPVPYASTQQAIGYPTLFLLVLIGALVPVVPTGALVSSAAVVAFHQTAPLALLLVFVVASVAAFLGDIALYWLGRRGMGSKNGSRWLEAIRRRAPEDRLAQAQAKLDDHGVAVLVLSRLMPAGRLPVMLACLLAKMPLRRFARGNLPACLAWAVTYQLIGILGGSLFEEPWQGVLAAVALTLLLSVVPSVWRRMVR; translated from the coding sequence GTGATCGTCCTGACCGCCGCGAGCACTCCCGTGCCGTACGCGTCGACCCAGCAGGCGATCGGCTATCCGACGCTGTTCCTGCTGGTGCTGATCGGGGCGCTGGTGCCGGTGGTGCCGACCGGGGCGCTGGTCAGTTCGGCGGCCGTGGTGGCGTTCCATCAGACGGCGCCGCTCGCGCTGCTGCTGGTGTTCGTGGTGGCGTCGGTCGCCGCGTTCCTCGGCGACATCGCGCTGTACTGGCTGGGACGGCGCGGGATGGGCTCCAAGAACGGCTCGCGCTGGCTGGAGGCGATCCGGCGGCGGGCGCCGGAGGACCGGCTGGCCCAGGCCCAGGCGAAGCTCGACGACCACGGGGTGGCCGTGCTGGTGCTGTCCCGGCTGATGCCGGCCGGACGTCTCCCGGTGATGCTGGCCTGTCTGCTGGCGAAGATGCCGTTGCGGCGGTTCGCGCGGGGGAATCTGCCGGCGTGCCTCGCGTGGGCCGTGACGTATCAGTTGATCGGCATTCTGGGCGGGTCGCTGTTCGAGGAGCCGTGGCAAGGGGTGCTGGCGGCGGTCGCGTTGACGCTGCTGCTCAGTGTGGTGCCGAGCGTCTGGCGGCGGATGGTCCGCTGA
- a CDS encoding PAS domain-containing protein produces the protein MTQTDEFGEELADFVRRVAELKTARSVPTGDLPTVLDAAIFELDHVANQLWPWYERLSTSGPVGVSSSAAQEHQLLKTVFQSLPLPVLLVDRETVVRRLNRAATAFTGVRSGYATGRPLSGFLAHADRGAFRSQVAAVGRGEGDRSIDVHLQQRPALAVRATLTALRPGSEPRTTVLVTLQPAGHRMPTVEHLRPLPDLTETTRHVALMDLVDAMTTALLTASAGTALDRAAHVLHGRFADWVVADTAGPTLTRTTVLAPSEGEAKLLAAQDPATCPLVVDAARGGSPALQIRPADPDAFGHDSSGAPVLVRADVTSLLTVPLPAPDGHVKGVLTLFRSGARLAFSMAEAQAMDTLSRHVALAMRSPA, from the coding sequence ATGACGCAGACGGACGAATTCGGTGAAGAACTCGCGGATTTCGTGCGCCGTGTCGCGGAGCTCAAGACGGCCCGCTCGGTGCCGACCGGCGATCTCCCGACGGTCCTGGACGCGGCGATCTTCGAACTGGACCATGTCGCGAACCAGTTGTGGCCCTGGTACGAGCGGCTCAGCACATCGGGCCCGGTCGGCGTCTCGTCGTCCGCCGCGCAGGAGCACCAGTTGCTGAAGACCGTCTTCCAAAGCCTGCCGCTGCCCGTCCTGTTGGTGGACCGCGAGACGGTGGTGCGTCGTCTCAACCGGGCCGCGACCGCCTTCACCGGCGTACGGTCCGGCTATGCGACGGGCCGTCCGCTCAGCGGGTTCCTCGCCCACGCCGACCGGGGCGCGTTCCGTTCCCAGGTGGCCGCCGTGGGCCGTGGCGAGGGCGACCGCAGCATCGACGTCCACCTCCAGCAGCGCCCCGCACTGGCGGTACGGGCCACGCTCACCGCGCTGCGCCCCGGCAGCGAGCCGCGCACCACCGTCCTGGTCACCCTGCAACCCGCCGGGCACCGGATGCCCACCGTCGAGCATCTCCGCCCGCTGCCCGACCTCACCGAGACCACCCGGCACGTGGCCCTCATGGATCTCGTCGACGCCATGACCACGGCCCTGCTCACCGCCTCCGCCGGCACGGCCCTCGACCGGGCGGCCCACGTCCTGCACGGCCGCTTCGCCGACTGGGTGGTGGCCGACACGGCGGGCCCCACCCTCACGCGTACGACGGTGCTGGCTCCCTCCGAGGGAGAAGCGAAGCTCCTGGCGGCCCAGGACCCGGCCACCTGCCCCCTCGTCGTCGACGCCGCCCGAGGCGGCTCCCCCGCCCTCCAGATCCGCCCCGCCGACCCCGACGCCTTCGGCCACGACAGCTCCGGCGCCCCCGTCCTCGTGCGAGCGGACGTGACCTCCCTGCTGACCGTGCCCCTGCCGGCCCCGGACGGCCACGTCAAGGGCGTCCTGACCCTCTTCCGCTCAGGAGCCCGCCTGGCCTTCTCGATGGCCGAGGCCCAGGCGATGGACACGCTGTCCCGCCATGTCGCACTGGCCATGAGAAGCCCTGCCTAG